The Roseimicrobium gellanilyticum genomic sequence CGCACTCTGCACTTCTATCGCACAGTTTGAAAGTCCCTTCTATTCATCTTGGAAAGGTACGAGGTATTCTTGAGCAAAACGACCAGCCTCAAAGCGACACTTTAAGAGCAAGTTGCTACATTCGTTTACAAGCTCGTCGTCAGGCAACTGAGATTCGCACAATGTTGAAAGTAAGACTCTCAGGTCCGAGATCAAAGACCCTAGCGCAGGATATGTAAGCGCATGAGAGGCCCCAGCTACTGCCGCCCGAGTCGCTTGGTTGCTCGGATGCACCGATACTCTCACACATTTGTAGCCTGCATAAAACTTCGCAAACCACTCTGAAGCTACCAGCAGTTGGCCGTGCTGGTTTTTTGTCAAGGCGTTCGCCTCCTTTTTCCTGCTTTTTGCTTCGATCACGAGACCTGTCTTTCCTGGCAAAAGCCAAAGGACATCCGGTCCCTCGCCATTTACATCACGCCTCTCACAAACAAATCCCAGGTACCTTCCAAGCACACATAGGGACTCCTCAAACTGGTTTGCGGAAGCTTGGTGATTTAGAAATGACACAGCGTCTTCAAATGCCTGGATCACTCCCCGCCGATTTCGATAACCTTTGATCTGATTGATGACTCCATGCGGCTGGGAGCCGGGCAACGGTAGAGACCTGTAAGGCTCGCGAATCTTTGGACGAAGCAAATTTCGATTGTGCCCAAATGCGGACCTTTGAAGCTCCTCCGCTCTGTCTTCATTGCCCCAGTTGTTTGAGATTCTCCCCGCAAACTGTTCTAGCCAGCCGCGCATTTGAGCGTCTAAACCATCTCCTGTAGAAGTGATCTTAACAAGTGCTCCAATGGCCTTGTCATGATAACCGTCCTGCCACAGGGTGAACGCTTTCCGCTCTGCGGCGGCGATTTGGTATCGGCTCCCGTCAGCAGGATCCTCCGATACTAACTCTGCGAGAGTTTCAGCATGGTACTGAGTCCAATCAGTGTCACGGTGGAAACAACGAAGCACTGTCTGGCGCAGATCCTCTAAGTTCTCGACCGCCTTGCTGACATCGGCTCCCATGTCAAGTTGGGCTCTCGTGGCGCTGGTGAGGAATCTAAAATTTGCTTCCCTAGCAACCCAAGATGCGAGATCAGAGCCTACTAACAGTACCACGCAAAAATCACCTGACCCGCGAGCGCCCCTTCCAATTCCCTGTTCAATGCGCTGGGCGAGAATCCGAGTAATAGTCGTGCCACCGTACAGCGCACTTGCTCTGTACAGTTCATAGTTTGAAGTTCCCGATGGAAGACCGCTCATCACAAGTAGACGACAGGAATTCCCGGGTAAGTCAATTCCGTCGTACCTGTTAGAGAAAACAAAAGGGCCTAGATCGGTAAGGTTCTGTAGGGCATCTACTGCTTTCTCGACTTGTTCTGGTCCGACCGCGACTGTCGCGACTTCCGACCACTGTTTTGCCGCAGTGTCTGAACCTACGAGGATGGCGCAACCGTAACCCTCCGTGGTGGCACTAGCACTCAATTCCCTAACAGTCTTTCGAATATTGAAATTGAAGCGCATTAGATCCGGAATCAGAATCATGCGTTCACTGATGCCAGCAAGCGACCGCGATTTAAGTGGATCAGAGACAGCTACGGCGTCAGCGTCAAAACATCTAATGATTTCGCTGTCATCCGCAATGGTGGCGGACATGTAGACCCGCCTCTGAGCATCGGAAAACGCTGGGAACATGTTCACCAATGGCAAAATCGGCGTGATTGTGAACGCAGAGCGGCTTATTAGCGCATGGCAGAACGAGAGACTGTCTCGAAGTAAAGGCC encodes the following:
- a CDS encoding DEAD/DEAH box helicase, giving the protein MDFKSLRTSPRNPATVDPLEIFRRLPKPPGINDLYTSQAEVLQAWYGRRQQKDVVVKLHTGGGKTLVGLLIAQSSLTETREPVLYLTPTVQLVNQTLEKAKSYGIRAVGYEKGKDLNEQFTNGTSVMVATYNALFHGLSKFGVRGQRMGPTVSTVILDDAHAAFSVVRDAFTLSISAEAHRGLYQSLAMLFRNAFNRIDKLGTFDDILSGSEFAVLEVPYWSWQEQLDAVREQLRPEGETFKLVWPLLRDSLSFCHALISRSAFTITPILPLVNMFPAFSDAQRRVYMSATIADDSEIIRCFDADAVAVSDPLKSRSLAGISERMILIPDLMRFNFNIRKTVRELSASATTEGYGCAILVGSDTAAKQWSEVATVAVGPEQVEKAVDALQNLTDLGPFVFSNRYDGIDLPGNSCRLLVMSGLPSGTSNYELYRASALYGGTTITRILAQRIEQGIGRGARGSGDFCVVLLVGSDLASWVAREANFRFLTSATRAQLDMGADVSKAVENLEDLRQTVLRCFHRDTDWTQYHAETLAELVSEDPADGSRYQIAAAERKAFTLWQDGYHDKAIGALVKITSTGDGLDAQMRGWLEQFAGRISNNWGNEDRAEELQRSAFGHNRNLLRPKIREPYRSLPLPGSQPHGVINQIKGYRNRRGVIQAFEDAVSFLNHQASANQFEESLCVLGRYLGFVCERRDVNGEGPDVLWLLPGKTGLVIEAKSRKKEANALTKNQHGQLLVASEWFAKFYAGYKCVRVSVHPSNQATRAAVAGASHALTYPALGSLISDLRVLLSTLCESQLPDDELVNECSNLLLKCRFEAGRFAQEYLVPFQDE